In the genome of Flavobacterium panacagri, one region contains:
- a CDS encoding ATP-binding protein, which translates to MSCEEKKTVDPTTKVIRKEAISLREKADENFQKQNLNTAFYEFNKSKAIFESLKDSANIGYILIQMASIQQINGDYYGSKETVTEALPYVEKNRNYKASINNLLGIADKELSLYDDAIFFYKEALKDYTDTIQKQAPVQNIAAVYIQQKKYDQAIPLLESLLESISSKELRDKTKPNDKSIILDNLGYAYFKKGLEEKGFHLMAEGLQIRIESDDTYGSIESYLHLADYYSKKDLQKSDENALAAYAIATKLNSVDERLEALQILISNNHSANTAKYTQKYFTLNDSIIKTRNNFKNKFAKIKYDSKKEKDENEKLRLEKAENELSLQKASYMRIVFVIVFVFLVILIAILIRYYKNKNKSIELKTSYDTETRIAKKIHDELANDVFQVIAFAESQSLNTANTKENLLQKLDDIYGRVRGISRENNSIDTGTNFTRSIKEMLAAYNTQERNIIVTNLEEINWETIDDMKKITISRILQELMVNMKKHSKANLVVIKFESDLKSILINYMDNGVGCEKSTIVKNGLQNMVNRILAVNGTIDIDTEPEKGFRVKIIMPEQTQIKV; encoded by the coding sequence GTGTCCTGTGAAGAAAAAAAAACCGTTGATCCTACTACCAAAGTAATACGTAAGGAAGCAATTAGTTTAAGAGAAAAAGCAGATGAAAATTTTCAAAAGCAAAACTTAAATACCGCTTTTTATGAGTTTAATAAATCAAAAGCAATTTTTGAAAGTTTAAAAGATAGCGCCAATATTGGATATATTCTTATTCAGATGGCATCTATTCAACAAATTAACGGAGATTACTATGGCAGTAAAGAGACTGTGACCGAAGCATTACCTTATGTTGAAAAAAATAGAAATTATAAAGCATCCATCAATAATTTATTAGGTATTGCAGACAAAGAGCTTTCTCTTTATGATGATGCCATTTTTTTCTACAAAGAAGCTTTAAAAGACTACACAGACACTATCCAAAAACAAGCACCAGTACAAAACATTGCTGCTGTTTACATCCAACAAAAAAAATATGATCAGGCTATTCCTTTATTAGAATCTCTTTTAGAATCAATTTCAAGCAAAGAATTAAGGGATAAAACTAAACCAAATGATAAATCCATAATTCTTGATAACTTAGGTTATGCTTATTTTAAAAAAGGATTGGAAGAAAAAGGATTTCATCTAATGGCTGAGGGACTTCAAATCAGAATTGAAAGTGATGACACTTATGGAAGTATCGAAAGTTATCTTCACCTTGCTGATTATTATTCTAAAAAAGATTTACAGAAATCAGATGAAAATGCTCTTGCCGCTTACGCTATAGCCACAAAACTAAATAGTGTTGACGAAAGGTTAGAAGCACTGCAAATTTTAATTTCAAACAATCACAGCGCGAATACCGCCAAATATACTCAAAAGTATTTTACACTAAATGACAGCATCATAAAGACCAGAAACAACTTTAAAAATAAGTTTGCCAAAATCAAATACGATTCTAAAAAAGAAAAAGACGAAAACGAAAAACTTCGTTTAGAAAAAGCAGAAAATGAACTGTCGCTGCAAAAAGCCAGTTATATGCGTATTGTATTTGTGATTGTTTTTGTTTTCTTAGTCATTTTAATTGCGATACTGATCCGTTATTATAAAAATAAAAACAAATCTATAGAACTAAAGACTTCTTATGATACTGAAACCAGAATTGCAAAAAAAATCCACGACGAATTGGCAAACGATGTCTTTCAAGTAATTGCTTTTGCCGAATCCCAGTCTTTAAATACCGCAAACACCAAAGAAAACCTGCTTCAAAAATTGGATGATATTTATGGCCGCGTGAGAGGAATTTCAAGAGAAAATAATAGTATCGATACGGGAACCAATTTTACCCGAAGCATCAAAGAAATGCTTGCTGCTTATAATACACAGGAGAGAAACATCATTGTGACCAATCTAGAAGAAATAAACTGGGAGACTATTGATGATATGAAAAAGATCACCATCAGCCGAATTTTACAGGAATTGATGGTAAATATGAAAAAACACAGCAAAGCAAATCTTGTAGTCATAAAATTCGAAAGCGACCTAAAATCAATCCTAATCAATTATATGGACAATGGTGTAGGCTGTGAGAAAAGCACTATTGTAAAAAATGGTCTGCAAAACATGGTCAATCGTATTCTGGCTGTTAACGGAACTATTGATATTGATACAGAACCTGAAAAAGGATTTAGAGTGAAAATAATTATGCCGGAACAAACACAGATTAAAGTTTAA
- a CDS encoding 5' nucleotidase, NT5C type — MNKKTIAIDMDGVLADFESQLLEHYNTAYGTSLTKESIQGLSEDEAFKDRDLLVKVLNRDNFFRSLPVMQNAVESVRELQKNFEIFIVSAATEFPVSLAEKVAWLAEHFPFIKWENIVLCGSKRIIKTDYLIDDHCKNLDYCIGKPIMFTAFHNINKTHHLRVNNWKEAVAVLNETL; from the coding sequence ATGAATAAGAAAACAATTGCAATCGATATGGATGGTGTATTGGCTGATTTTGAATCTCAGCTATTAGAGCATTATAATACCGCATACGGAACTAGTTTAACAAAAGAGAGTATTCAAGGATTAAGTGAAGATGAGGCTTTTAAGGATAGAGATTTATTAGTCAAAGTTTTAAATAGAGATAATTTTTTCAGGTCTCTTCCTGTAATGCAAAATGCTGTTGAAAGTGTACGGGAATTACAAAAGAACTTTGAGATTTTTATTGTTTCGGCAGCCACAGAATTTCCAGTATCACTTGCCGAAAAAGTAGCATGGCTCGCAGAACATTTTCCTTTTATTAAATGGGAAAATATTGTTTTATGTGGCAGTAAAAGAATCATCAAAACCGATTATCTGATTGATGATCATTGTAAAAATCTAGATTATTGTATTGGTAAACCGATTATGTTTACAGCATTTCATAATATAAATAAAACGCATCATTTAAGAGTCAATAATTGGAAAGAAGCTGTTGCGGTTTTAAACGAAACATTATAA
- a CDS encoding DeoR/GlpR family DNA-binding transcription regulator yields MKKEERQQAILEYLAKEHRVTSIELSEYLSVSEDTIRRDLKELSDQGLLKAVRGGAVAPSPIPLHYRKREKHDIENKKIIAQKAISYLKDGQVVFIDGGTTSLALVASFPYDLKLTVITNSFPVASLVEDLPNIDLIFAGGKMCKTSFTTSSIETMDFFRNFRADVCILGICSIHHERGITGILYDDSMLKKNMVQNSNFVIALSSIEKVETAESYFVCPINDINVLVTNVSPEEEILKAYKNTGLKVL; encoded by the coding sequence ATGAAAAAGGAAGAACGTCAACAAGCCATTTTAGAATATTTAGCAAAAGAACATCGCGTAACCTCCATAGAATTAAGCGAATACCTTAGCGTTTCAGAAGATACAATAAGACGCGATTTAAAAGAACTTTCAGATCAGGGGCTTTTAAAAGCCGTTCGGGGCGGTGCGGTTGCTCCTTCCCCAATTCCGCTGCATTATAGAAAGAGAGAAAAACACGATATCGAAAACAAAAAGATTATTGCGCAAAAAGCAATTTCGTATTTAAAAGACGGACAAGTAGTTTTTATTGACGGAGGGACAACTTCTTTAGCTTTAGTAGCAAGCTTTCCTTACGATCTAAAATTAACGGTTATTACCAATAGTTTTCCGGTTGCTTCATTAGTGGAAGATTTACCGAATATCGATTTAATTTTTGCAGGCGGTAAAATGTGTAAAACCTCTTTCACCACTTCTAGTATCGAAACTATGGATTTCTTTAGAAATTTTAGAGCCGATGTCTGCATTTTAGGAATCTGCAGTATTCATCATGAACGTGGTATTACAGGAATTTTATATGATGATTCGATGCTGAAAAAGAATATGGTTCAGAATTCCAACTTTGTTATTGCATTAAGTTCCATCGAAAAAGTAGAAACAGCCGAGTCTTATTTTGTCTGTCCGATAAACGATATTAATGTTTTAGTAACGAATGTTTCACCTGAAGAGGAGATTTTGAAAGCATATAAAAATACAGGATTAAAAGTTCTTTAA
- a CDS encoding TolC family protein has product MYKVKSYQYSIALAVCLAVAGCKTPAPEAAVTTSAPVPDSFGKTVQTQDANNNTAALAWKDYFKDQNLVDLIDIALKNNQELNITLQEIEIAKNDIRVKKGLLLPTAGLRAGAGVEKVGRYTSQGAGDASTEIKPGKEMPDPLGDFTISAYANWEVDIWKKLRNSKKAALNRYLATVEGKNFVITNLIAEVADSYYELMALDNQLEIVKQTIKLQTNALEIVKVQKQAARATELGVKKFEAEVLTSQSMEFDILQQIKETENKINFLLGRYPQEIKRTSDNNFLSLLPAVVTSGIPSQLLQNRPDVKQAELELVASKLDVKVARAEFYPSLDITAAIGVNAFKPSYLFTMPESLLYSLAGDLVAPLINRNAIKAEFASANARQLQALYNYDRTVLNAYLEVSNQLSKIENLQKGYDLKSKQVDALNTSIDVSNDLFKSARVDYFEVLMTQRDALEAKLELIDTKKEQLNAAVHVYRDLGGGWK; this is encoded by the coding sequence ATGTATAAAGTTAAATCATATCAATATAGTATTGCATTAGCTGTATGTCTAGCAGTTGCAGGGTGTAAAACCCCTGCACCTGAGGCAGCAGTAACAACAAGTGCTCCAGTTCCTGATTCGTTTGGCAAAACAGTCCAAACGCAGGATGCCAATAACAATACAGCTGCTTTAGCTTGGAAAGATTATTTTAAAGATCAAAATCTAGTAGATTTAATTGATATTGCTCTTAAAAATAATCAGGAACTAAATATTACTTTGCAGGAAATCGAAATTGCAAAAAATGATATTCGTGTTAAAAAAGGACTTTTATTGCCAACTGCAGGATTACGTGCTGGAGCTGGAGTAGAAAAAGTAGGTAGATATACAAGCCAAGGTGCGGGTGATGCTTCTACAGAAATTAAACCAGGCAAAGAAATGCCAGATCCTCTGGGAGATTTTACTATTTCTGCCTATGCAAACTGGGAAGTAGATATCTGGAAAAAACTGCGTAATTCTAAAAAAGCGGCTTTAAATAGATATTTGGCTACAGTTGAAGGTAAAAACTTTGTCATTACAAACCTCATCGCTGAAGTAGCTGATTCTTATTATGAATTAATGGCTTTAGACAATCAGTTGGAGATTGTAAAACAAACGATCAAATTGCAGACTAATGCTTTGGAAATTGTAAAAGTTCAAAAACAGGCAGCAAGGGCAACTGAATTGGGCGTTAAGAAATTTGAAGCAGAAGTTTTAACTTCACAAAGCATGGAGTTTGATATTTTACAGCAGATTAAAGAAACCGAAAACAAGATCAACTTTTTATTGGGTAGATATCCGCAGGAAATCAAAAGAACAAGCGACAACAATTTCTTAAGTTTATTACCAGCTGTTGTTACTTCTGGAATTCCATCTCAATTGTTGCAGAATCGTCCAGACGTAAAACAAGCCGAATTGGAATTGGTAGCTTCAAAATTAGACGTAAAAGTGGCTCGTGCTGAGTTTTATCCTTCTTTGGATATTACTGCTGCGATTGGAGTAAATGCATTTAAACCTTCTTATTTGTTTACAATGCCAGAATCATTACTGTATTCATTAGCTGGAGATCTTGTGGCTCCTTTAATTAACAGAAATGCAATCAAAGCAGAGTTTGCTAGTGCCAATGCGAGACAGCTTCAAGCTTTATACAATTACGATCGTACGGTTTTAAATGCTTATTTAGAAGTGTCCAATCAATTGTCTAAGATTGAAAATCTTCAAAAAGGTTACGATTTGAAATCAAAACAAGTAGACGCTTTAAATACTTCTATTGATGTTTCAAACGATTTGTTTAAATCGGCTAGAGTAGATTATTTTGAGGTTTTAATGACGCAGAGAGATGCTTTGGAAGCAAAACTGGAATTAATCGATACTAAAAAAGAACAACTTAATGCTGCTGTCCATGTTTATAGAGACCTAGGCGGCGGATGGAAATAA
- a CDS encoding efflux RND transporter permease subunit has translation MFNKFIQRPVLSIVISLIIVFLGVLSVLNLPITQFPTISPPMVNVTADYPGSNGELMVKAVVIPLERALNGVPGMKYMASDAGNDGEATIKVVFNLGTDPNQAAINVQNRVASVTNKLPPLVIREGIKITREVPSMLMYVNLYSTDKNTDMKFLYNYADINVLSELKRVNGIGSGDILGTREYAMRIWLKPDRMLAYKISADEIMEALSSQSLEASPGKTGESSGKRSQAFEYVLKYSGRFTTKEQYENIVVKANANGELLRLKDVAKVEFGSSMYDIYSNLNGRPSAAIVLKQSFGSNANQVIEEVKAKLEKIKTRFPKGMDYEISYDVSKFLDASIEKVIHTLVEAFILVGLVVFLFLGDWRSTVIPAIAVPVSLVGTFVFMTFFDISLNLITLFALVLAIGVVVDDAIVVIEAVHAKMEEEHLSPFKATKKAMHEIAGAIIAITFLMAAVFIPVAFMSGPVGVFYRQFSVTMATAIILSGIVALTLTPALCAMMLKNNHGTPKKKTPANRFIDAFNEKFNLAQGKYQNLLGKIVDRRVVTIVALVGFCIGTWIISSSVPSGFIPNEDQGMFYAVIQTPPGSSLERTNNIAERVQKIAEDIDGVKSVSSLAGYEILSEGTGANSGTCLVNLKDWSDRKESVLEIMHEMEEKCKDITGANIEFFQPPAVPGYGAAGGFELRLLDKTGSVDYKRMEQVNNDFVAELNKQPELSNVFSFYSSSFPQYMMKVDNDLAQQKGVSIENAMNTLSTLVGSNYEISFIKFGINYKVIVQASPEYRAQPDDILKLYVKNDRDEMVPYSAFMKLEKVYGLSEITRHNMYTSTQISGSPAAGYSSGTAIKVIQRIAAEKLPRGYDIDWAGISADEVAQGNQAIWVFLICLGFVYLVLAAQYESFILPLSVILSLPAGIFGAFLLLKLTGLENNIYAQVAMVMLIGLLGKNAVLIVEFAIQRHAAGLSVLQAAMEGAKARFRPILMTSFAFIAGLLPLAFATGPGKIGNRTIGTAAAGGMLIGTICGVFVIPGLYFIFAKVAEKYKLVKHEEENPLTEEIDNNHV, from the coding sequence ATGTTTAATAAATTTATTCAAAGACCAGTATTGTCGATAGTAATATCGTTGATAATTGTCTTTTTAGGGGTTTTGTCTGTATTGAATTTACCAATTACACAATTCCCAACCATTTCACCTCCAATGGTGAATGTTACCGCAGATTATCCAGGATCTAACGGTGAATTGATGGTTAAAGCAGTTGTTATTCCCTTGGAAAGAGCCTTAAATGGTGTTCCAGGAATGAAATATATGGCTTCTGATGCTGGTAATGATGGTGAAGCTACAATTAAAGTAGTTTTCAATCTAGGAACAGATCCTAACCAAGCCGCTATTAACGTTCAGAACCGTGTGGCTTCTGTTACTAACAAATTACCTCCTTTAGTAATTCGTGAAGGTATTAAAATTACGCGAGAAGTACCAAGTATGTTGATGTACGTAAACCTTTACAGTACAGACAAAAATACAGACATGAAGTTCTTGTATAACTATGCTGATATCAACGTACTTTCTGAATTGAAAAGGGTAAATGGTATTGGTTCTGGAGATATCTTAGGGACACGTGAATATGCCATGCGTATTTGGCTGAAACCAGATCGTATGTTAGCCTATAAAATTTCTGCTGATGAGATAATGGAAGCATTGTCTAGTCAGAGTTTGGAAGCATCTCCAGGTAAAACGGGAGAAAGTTCTGGTAAACGTTCTCAAGCATTCGAATATGTATTGAAGTATTCTGGTCGTTTTACAACAAAAGAACAGTATGAGAATATCGTAGTAAAAGCAAATGCAAACGGAGAGCTTTTAAGATTGAAAGATGTTGCTAAAGTTGAATTTGGAAGCTCGATGTACGATATCTATTCTAATTTGAATGGAAGACCATCTGCAGCGATTGTATTGAAACAATCTTTTGGAAGTAACGCAAATCAGGTTATTGAAGAGGTTAAGGCTAAATTGGAAAAAATCAAAACAAGATTTCCAAAAGGAATGGATTATGAAATTTCATATGACGTTTCTAAATTCCTTGATGCTTCTATCGAAAAAGTAATCCACACTTTGGTTGAAGCTTTTATCTTAGTAGGTTTAGTAGTTTTCCTTTTCTTAGGAGACTGGCGTTCTACGGTTATTCCGGCAATTGCGGTACCAGTATCGTTGGTGGGAACTTTTGTGTTTATGACATTCTTCGATATTTCTTTGAACTTAATCACATTATTTGCTTTAGTATTAGCAATTGGGGTCGTGGTCGATGATGCGATTGTGGTTATCGAGGCCGTTCACGCCAAAATGGAAGAAGAACATCTGTCGCCATTCAAAGCAACTAAGAAAGCAATGCATGAAATCGCGGGGGCAATTATTGCCATTACCTTCTTGATGGCGGCAGTATTTATTCCAGTTGCATTTATGTCTGGTCCTGTTGGAGTATTCTACAGACAATTTTCTGTAACAATGGCAACTGCAATTATCCTTTCTGGTATTGTGGCTTTGACATTGACACCAGCGCTTTGTGCGATGATGTTAAAAAACAATCATGGAACACCTAAAAAGAAAACACCTGCGAATAGATTTATTGATGCTTTCAACGAAAAATTCAATTTAGCACAAGGGAAATACCAAAATCTATTAGGTAAAATTGTTGATAGAAGAGTGGTTACTATTGTGGCGCTTGTAGGTTTCTGTATTGGAACATGGATCATAAGCAGTTCGGTTCCTTCTGGATTTATTCCGAATGAGGATCAGGGAATGTTTTATGCCGTAATTCAGACACCTCCAGGTTCATCTTTAGAAAGAACAAATAATATTGCAGAGAGAGTTCAAAAAATCGCTGAAGATATTGATGGAGTAAAATCGGTTTCTTCATTGGCAGGTTATGAGATTCTTTCTGAAGGGACAGGAGCCAACTCAGGAACGTGTTTGGTGAATCTTAAAGACTGGAGCGACCGTAAAGAATCTGTTTTGGAGATTATGCACGAAATGGAGGAAAAATGTAAAGATATTACAGGTGCTAATATCGAATTTTTCCAACCGCCTGCTGTACCTGGATACGGTGCTGCCGGAGGATTTGAGCTTCGTTTATTAGATAAAACTGGTTCTGTGGATTATAAGAGAATGGAACAGGTAAACAACGACTTTGTTGCTGAATTGAATAAACAGCCAGAATTATCGAATGTGTTTAGTTTCTATAGTTCTAGTTTCCCTCAATACATGATGAAGGTCGATAATGACTTGGCACAGCAAAAAGGTGTTTCTATCGAGAATGCGATGAATACTTTGTCAACGCTTGTAGGAAGTAACTATGAGATCAGTTTCATTAAGTTTGGTATCAACTACAAAGTTATTGTTCAGGCTTCGCCAGAATATCGTGCACAGCCAGATGATATCTTGAAACTGTATGTGAAAAACGATCGTGATGAAATGGTGCCTTATTCTGCTTTTATGAAATTAGAAAAAGTATATGGACTTTCAGAAATCACTCGTCATAATATGTATACCTCAACACAGATCAGTGGTTCTCCAGCAGCGGGTTATAGTTCTGGTACAGCAATTAAAGTAATTCAGAGAATAGCTGCTGAAAAATTACCGAGAGGATATGACATTGACTGGGCAGGTATTTCTGCCGATGAGGTGGCGCAGGGTAATCAGGCAATCTGGGTATTCTTGATTTGTTTAGGATTCGTTTACTTGGTATTAGCGGCGCAGTATGAAAGTTTTATTCTGCCATTATCAGTTATTCTTTCTTTGCCAGCAGGTATTTTTGGAGCTTTCCTTTTATTGAAATTAACAGGATTAGAAAACAATATTTATGCTCAGGTGGCAATGGTAATGCTTATCGGTCTATTAGGTAAAAATGCCGTTTTGATTGTAGAGTTTGCTATTCAAAGACATGCTGCAGGATTATCGGTATTACAAGCTGCAATGGAAGGAGCAAAAGCAAGGTTCCGTCCAATTTTGATGACTTCATTTGCATTTATTGCTGGTCTATTACCACTTGCTTTTGCAACAGGCCCAGGTAAAATTGGAAACAGAACTATTGGTACTGCTGCGGCCGGAGGTATGCTTATCGGAACTATTTGCGGAGTCTTTGTGATTCCAGGATTGTATTTCATATTCGCTAAGGTTGCCGAGAAATATAAACTGGTAAAACATGAAGAAGAAAATCCATTAACAGAAGAAATTGATAACAATCATGTATAA
- a CDS encoding efflux RND transporter periplasmic adaptor subunit produces MKRIILITGFMALVCLTSCTQKKEEKEEEEKFTVTNPVKIDTSFTKEYVSQIRSVRNIEIRAQEKGFLQNIYVDEGQFVKKGQLLFRIMPNMYQSELLKAQAEQKSVEIELQNSKLLADKNIVSKNELSSAQAKLQSAKAEVALAKLHLSFTEIRAPFDGTIDRIPLKLGSLIDEGELLTSLSDNSQMFAYFNVSEPEYISYETNIKDRADNKVNLVLANGDIFKDKGNVEVIESEFNSETGNIAFRARFPNSSKLLRNGETGQVQMNVPLKNAIVIPQKATYEIQDKKYVFIVGKDDKVSSREITITGEIPDLYVIKSGLNENDKILLEGVQKVKENDKIKYEFESPKKVINNLRLKAE; encoded by the coding sequence ATGAAAAGAATCATCTTGATCACAGGCTTTATGGCCTTAGTGTGCTTAACCAGTTGTACACAAAAAAAAGAAGAAAAAGAAGAAGAGGAAAAGTTCACCGTAACTAATCCAGTAAAAATCGATACTTCGTTTACGAAGGAATACGTTTCGCAGATTAGATCTGTGCGAAACATCGAAATCCGTGCCCAGGAAAAAGGGTTTTTGCAAAACATTTATGTTGATGAAGGACAGTTTGTAAAAAAAGGGCAGCTGTTGTTTAGAATTATGCCAAACATGTATCAGTCTGAATTACTTAAGGCTCAGGCAGAACAAAAATCTGTAGAAATCGAATTGCAAAATTCAAAACTTTTGGCTGATAAAAATATCGTTTCTAAAAACGAATTGAGTTCAGCTCAAGCAAAATTACAGTCTGCAAAAGCTGAAGTGGCATTGGCAAAACTGCATTTATCATTCACAGAAATCAGAGCGCCATTTGATGGAACAATTGATAGAATTCCTTTAAAACTAGGAAGTTTAATTGATGAAGGTGAATTATTGACAAGTCTTTCAGACAACAGTCAGATGTTTGCTTATTTCAATGTTTCTGAGCCAGAATATATCAGCTATGAAACAAACATTAAAGATCGTGCTGATAACAAAGTGAATTTGGTTTTGGCTAATGGAGACATTTTCAAAGACAAAGGAAATGTTGAAGTTATAGAAAGTGAATTTAACAGTGAAACTGGAAATATCGCTTTTAGAGCAAGATTCCCAAATTCAAGTAAATTGCTTAGAAATGGTGAAACAGGACAAGTTCAGATGAATGTTCCGTTGAAAAATGCTATTGTAATTCCACAGAAAGCTACTTATGAAATTCAGGATAAAAAATATGTTTTCATTGTAGGTAAAGATGATAAAGTAAGTTCTAGAGAAATCACGATTACTGGTGAAATCCCTGATTTATACGTAATTAAAAGCGGACTGAACGAAAACGACAAAATCTTACTTGAAGGAGTTCAGAAAGTAAAAGAGAACGATAAAATTAAATACGAATTTGAATCTCCTAAAAAGGTAATTAATAACCTGCGCTTAAAAGCGGAGTAA
- a CDS encoding GNAT family N-acetyltransferase yields MEIKKIKASETWKIRHEVMWPDQPFEFVQLAEDDFGSHYGVFDENQLVSIVSCFTEGDVMQFRKLATLNSYQGRGIASLLLKHIFKTAQEKGIKKIWCNARTEKKQFYEKFGMYATGEVFNKAGQEFTIMEITI; encoded by the coding sequence ATGGAAATTAAAAAAATCAAAGCATCAGAAACCTGGAAAATACGTCATGAAGTAATGTGGCCGGATCAGCCATTTGAATTTGTTCAGCTTGCAGAAGATGATTTTGGATCGCATTATGGGGTTTTTGATGAGAATCAATTAGTTTCAATTGTTTCTTGTTTTACAGAAGGAGATGTGATGCAGTTTAGAAAGTTAGCTACTTTAAATTCTTATCAAGGCAGAGGAATAGCATCTTTACTATTGAAGCATATTTTTAAAACAGCACAAGAAAAAGGAATTAAAAAAATTTGGTGTAATGCTAGAACAGAAAAAAAACAATTCTACGAAAAATTTGGCATGTATGCTACTGGAGAAGTTTTTAACAAGGCTGGACAGGAATTTACTATTATGGAAATCACGATTTAA
- a CDS encoding outer membrane beta-barrel protein, whose amino-acid sequence MKKIFLAVFLCICANGFAQLIQVGPQISTNITSINTSNFSSDHTNTGIGFAAFARVNLLLFYGQAEFGYAKSNFSVYQNGVGETEFKLGGTDASLIAGYKLVPLGKLGNVRLFVGYNWKNYSDISKNNGLNSITIEKNNHSLIGGVGVDVWKLTFDVRYLAGLTDIDSSNGEIKTGVTNFSLGFKFL is encoded by the coding sequence ATGAAAAAAATATTTTTAGCAGTTTTTTTATGTATTTGTGCAAATGGATTCGCACAATTGATACAAGTTGGACCACAGATTTCTACTAATATTACTTCTATAAATACCAGTAATTTTAGTTCAGATCATACTAATACAGGAATTGGTTTTGCTGCATTTGCCAGAGTAAATCTTTTGCTTTTTTATGGTCAGGCCGAATTTGGTTATGCAAAATCCAATTTCAGCGTTTACCAAAATGGTGTGGGTGAAACCGAATTTAAATTAGGAGGAACTGATGCTTCTCTGATCGCCGGATATAAACTTGTTCCATTAGGAAAACTGGGCAATGTAAGGTTATTTGTTGGTTACAACTGGAAAAACTACTCAGACATTAGTAAAAACAATGGTCTGAATTCTATCACAATAGAAAAAAACAACCATAGCCTAATTGGCGGCGTTGGAGTTGATGTTTGGAAATTAACTTTTGATGTAAGATACCTTGCAGGATTAACAGATATTGATTCTTCTAATGGCGAGATTAAAACAGGCGTTACAAACTTCTCTCTTGGATTTAAATTCCTTTAA
- a CDS encoding tetratricopeptide repeat protein: MKKTLPLIVFLISLQFFGQNDQKAAFQKSKYELAISYYKKADFVKAIDLFSLAAKIKPENEIAQQAIKKVDTLREVLRKEILDQAVGTWKKSGSQPVWASTAVNQGNQSTVEELIEIKEDKILFYELDKKTKAKKLLKTEDLIYNDANNTVSLFSEIILSDGTIWNCSFNEKANVLHVINVAVKTEDGIEKVKNDNEETYYTKF, translated from the coding sequence ATGAAAAAAACACTACCCCTAATTGTTTTTTTGATTAGCCTTCAGTTTTTTGGACAAAATGATCAAAAGGCCGCATTTCAAAAAAGCAAGTATGAATTAGCTATTTCCTATTACAAAAAAGCTGATTTTGTTAAAGCTATCGATTTATTCTCTTTAGCGGCTAAAATTAAACCTGAAAATGAAATTGCACAGCAAGCAATAAAAAAAGTAGATACTTTACGTGAAGTGTTACGAAAAGAAATCTTGGATCAAGCAGTTGGTACTTGGAAAAAGTCTGGAAGCCAGCCAGTTTGGGCAAGTACAGCTGTAAATCAAGGGAATCAATCTACAGTTGAAGAACTGATTGAAATTAAAGAAGATAAGATTTTATTTTACGAATTAGATAAAAAAACGAAAGCTAAGAAACTTTTAAAAACAGAAGATTTAATTTACAATGATGCCAATAATACAGTATCATTATTTTCGGAGATTATTCTTTCTGATGGAACCATCTGGAACTGCAGTTTTAATGAAAAAGCAAATGTCCTTCATGTTATCAATGTTGCTGTTAAAACCGAAGATGGAATCGAAAAAGTAAAAAATGATAACGAAGAAACTTATTATACTAAGTTTTAA
- a CDS encoding ACT domain-containing protein, with product MSGEKDLKELLKSMKPELNSGNYVFCQVEKLGNIDPDTVEMFFREKEAITLILKKETADVLQLEYSVVMAWITLTVHSSLEAVGLTAAFSKALSENEISCNVVAAYYHDHIFVNKKDAKKAFEILISFSN from the coding sequence ATGTCTGGAGAAAAAGATTTAAAGGAATTATTAAAAAGCATGAAACCTGAATTGAATTCAGGAAATTATGTTTTTTGTCAAGTAGAAAAGTTAGGAAACATTGATCCAGATACTGTAGAAATGTTTTTTAGAGAAAAAGAAGCAATTACTTTAATCCTAAAAAAAGAAACTGCCGATGTATTGCAACTAGAATATTCAGTTGTAATGGCTTGGATAACGCTGACAGTACATTCGTCTTTAGAAGCTGTTGGGTTAACAGCGGCATTTTCGAAAGCACTTTCAGAGAATGAAATCAGTTGTAATGTTGTTGCGGCTTATTATCATGATCATATTTTTGTAAATAAAAAAGATGCAAAAAAAGCGTTCGAAATCTTGATTTCTTTTTCAAATTAA